From the genome of Nasonia vitripennis strain AsymCx chromosome 1, Nvit_psr_1.1, whole genome shotgun sequence, one region includes:
- the LOC100123305 gene encoding histone-lysine N-methyltransferase ash1, which translates to MSGDSSWNAVIHHPSELELQSWDWDGNDGEPERELPSTVDMGAIKDGGNWNPVTGVTTINSEDDSDSEEDSSGGSDGSCSYSDSNSDTDNDSSDGDSDSNSDCTSDHSEQTFSIRETNFEQGGLKLKISMKVPRKEDLEKLRLDKARRLLPRRNKNILVKVSDCSTDDSDDSLNQTVAPYSPIQQTLLQQQALQQAKQKLQQQQQQKELQLKQQQLKQQQQQNQLNSTALKPTPPQPVSLTQSHQSPHYSTQPQQQHQPLLQQQPPQRPQQPPPLRQQQPHQQQPVIATAPASQPLQEINQEDLAAILPDQEHEDTPFDGFEDSESGRLVSKAIERMSLGADSDSSENVNERNPVPVYSSSLLQQFVEKTAQLSEPRCKRRNVKQPVERKAREPAEYVCTSSNVSPDSGIQSVDNSPLHLVSSVSPPPAATAAATANAVQSPVQAGAAGTSAASASTSSSNSKVSSTSAAKASSTTSSFSTVSTTVTTTTSVSAATAAALAAKSKPVVNVDRVLNPPKRKPGRPAKVTSSSTQPRGPGRPAKPKPQETIVPASKKEAAQPSEKPTVITKDSPCLKRAKVVVSQCSRPPVKQPPPPPRPPQPQEDDDDLESDETLDQRLKNRKSGLRKSIDSATTKQSTQVHQPEDAKVCLTRKKCLSKPAQAFVAGKRAKETKSEQSQSSEEQLPGKRMRREKSTRKDASSSTPKLTSTERSDENTGKLDSKKSSKENRLDLTSLSKRQLPARKTQQQQVQQQQQQTLPTSRRVLKENKANKKATTTNNNNNNNDTSDILETNGVSVQAIISLPVINPMKSSDSTADSGGGEKKLSMGRGYRQPKRASQPSRAGSDSNGAASESQSKQQPLHHHHHHHHKHRRRVAPPKTPIRVDPAVGQELERLIDEFSKLCTLGKPGTTGGALGGSGTNGVNNAAAAVAALAAGAQMGELLLPHQIFRVKKPGKKRKGAEISLTEEQNAGKVLKRRVKKEKTGSSSGSCSSGSNSSNASVTESSNPNEQRLPLKKRHYHVSGVNSSSQEQPADGEDGEVEEGDEDDIDEEDDDDVEEDENEVEHEEEEERDQSHVEESTETPIETPTVPASTPPKNEAEKKESVPPVSESKKKVKDALESTAVDKTETETSESNADKSQNQLDSQPRRKKKIVKDLRVTVTKLPVENNHIIDKIEKLEKMCAGDKTSKSSAEKMLNKVAKVLSEKIDKPETRSSDHNLRPERTAKNKQSKEDKETSANKPTKKDLEAIKAGKKETETNKTIKKDIEANNRTVKKDVEANKSTKKDTDAGIKVTKKESESNKPHKKVSPDNAKLSKKDVDINKITKKDPETSKKDLDNKLSIIKNSEVVLHKTIKHEAITTSVTSSTSSSLAAMMIKKKIRRRKAINRTGFPTLKKKKKKSITTAILMKEELQKAAVNKVEKKPILVKTSSAEVKKPKVEAKETKEKKKSEVPVTKSEVPPVKEAANKDENLESKKLGDEKILCDNDHASLEDNTQTCSGQLRVRKDLVIECDGTKPCDKLCPVKYEKIQDSRMYDENATLEESLERYNQSQKVAVLSEENVRKLECANSHVSVKLEAHACLNNNNHRHRIRGSASPCPLTVKNLKRLRNDYDTESDALPSSDIASDDHDKQAGGSTRCRRKQPRWKKRYLQAGLFSDYFKEDEPRKASSSDSGASKNKMVYDPNEHPHGLLPPPYHCGKFLRQREIPFQLPYDLWWLHTHSRLPGRDLVPSWNYRKIRSNVYYDVKPTMHYEAQACECKPDAGCGDDCINRMVFSECSPQLCPCGERCKNQKIQKHDWAPGLQRFMTESKGWGVRTHEPIRTGEFILEYVGEVVSEREFKTRMATRYANDTHHYCLHLDGGLVIDGHRMGGDGRFVNHSCEPNCEMQKWSVHGLPRMALFALRDITAGEELTYDYNFALFNPSEGQECRCGSEGCRGVIGGKSQRVARPALLSNQSSGGNSINNNGNVPTSVIPTIERRSVGRPRKNARKTNSIGSAAPGHAGQQSGQSSLPASSSRKGGLCKRRIGPDGNPLPMPQIKPLSHQQRCFVLEHRCFLVRNIEKLRRGKLPVSQPNAQNKGVVKVGGTVGSGMQTAKEKGVGDVKANAEVFFTHLTALTNTGSRTVRTRRLAQAQDDPEVNKTAKLAKVLKDLYSIITNAKDENDALLCTPFMTLPPKRKLPEYYEKVQEPIDLTTIDQNIDNGQYKTAEQFDQDVIKMFDNNVRFFGRTSDIGISAARLRKLYLGSKADFVIPITEATGLPPSQAFLPPRGSTAGEEDVIRCICGLHRDEGLMIQCERCLVWQHCDCVKADTSAESYLCERCQPRVVDYEIPLEGEEEEEGKKFYVTLMRGELQLRTGDTVYVLRDTPEKHTYKTIQKFDYEQMDIFRIERLWKNDSGERFVYGHHYLRPHETYHEPTRKFYENEVVCAPLYEAVPCELVAGRCWVLDPHTFCKGRPVNSSPEHIYVCEFRVDRQARLFTKVAKSRHQVCTKPYAFESFPQRIKHYRTYFPHSLDGIQSGGKGTKDNKKKNGAEIEHSGNKTESRNNSKVNNKEQQPHKPRGRRRLVENAPITTDIDFDQREERKKRLNSILLNLLDRMPNKSEPLDVSNLLERNRRNRKRPGILNP; encoded by the exons ATGTCTGGTGACTCCAGCTGGAATGCCGTTATCCATCACCCATCAGAACTGGAATTACAAAGCTGGGATTGGGATGGCAATGATGGCGAACCAGAGCGTGAACTTCCCTCTACAGTTGACATGGGTGCCATCAAAGATGGTGGCAATTGGAATCCAGTCACTG gtGTAACTacaataaattcagaagaTGACTCTGATTCAGAAGAAGACAGTTCTGGCGGAAGCGATGGCAGTTGCTCTTATTCTGATTCAAATTCAGATACAGACAATGATAGCAGTGATGGTGATAGTGATTCAAATTCTGACTGTACGTCAGATCACAGCGAGCAAACGTTTTCAATTCGAGAAACAAACTTTGAGCAG GGaggtttaaaattaaaaataagcaTGAAAGTACCTAGGAAAgaagatttagaaaaattaagacTTGACAAGGCAAGGCGTTTATTGCCTaggagaaataaaaatattttagttaaGGTATCAGACTGCAGTACTGATGATTCTGATGATTCATTAAATCAAACTGTGGCACCTTATTCTCCAATCCAACAAACTTTACTGCAACAACAAGCACTGCAACAGGCAAAGCAAAAattacagcagcagcagcagcaaaaagaACTGCAGCTAAAACAACAACAGTTaaaacaacagcagcaacaaaatCAATTGAATTCG ACCGCGCTTAAGCCAACGCCACCTCAACCAGTTTCGTTGACGCAGTCTCACCAATCTCCGCATTATTCCACACAACCACAGCAACAACATCAACCACTACTGCAGCAACAACCACCTCAACGACCGCAGCAGCCTCCACCGCTACGACAGCAACAGCCTCACCAACAGCAACCGGTCATTGCTACGGCTCCCGCGTCGCAGCCCCTGCAGGAGATCAATCAGGAAGACCTCGCAGCAATACTACCTGATCAGGAGCATGAGGATACGCCGTTCGATGGATTCGAGGACTCGGAGAGTGGTCGGCTCGTCTCGAAAGCGATCGAGCGTATGTCTCTTGGTGCGGATTCAGATTCCTCGGAGAATGTGAACGAACGCAACCCGGTGCCGGTTTATAGTTCCTCATTGCTGCAGCAGTTTGTCGAGAAGACGGCTCAGCTGTCGGAGCCACGTTGCAAGCGACGAAACGTCAAACAGCCGGTTGAGAGAAAGGCTCGTGAACCCGCGGAGTACGTTTGCACCTCGTCCAACGTCTCGCCGGATTCTGGCATCCAATCGGTCGACAATAGTCCGTTGCATCTCGTCAGCTCGGTCAGTCCGCCTCCCGCGGCAACTGCGGCTGCTACCGCGAACGCTGTCCAGTCGCCCGTACAGGCGGGTGCTGCTGGAACGAGTGCTGCTAGTGCATCGACGAGCAGTAGCAACAGCAAAG TTTCATCTACATCAGCAGCGAAGGCCAGTAGCACAACATCTTCCTTTAGCACGGTTTCAACGACCGTGACGACGACCACATCAGTGTCGGCGGCGACGGCCGCAGCGCTCGCGGCAAAATCGAAGCCAGTTGTAAACGTGGACCGAGTGCTGAATCCTCCCAAACGCAAACCCGGTAGACCAGCAAAGGTCACTTCTTCCTCGACACAACCACGTGGACCTGGTAGGCCGGCAAAACCAAAACCCCAGGAAACTATTGTGCCGGCATCTAAAAAGGAAGCAGCACAGCCGTCAGAAAAGCCGACAGTGATTACTAAAGACAGTCCGTGTTTAAAAAGAGCTAAGGTCGTTGTGTCGCAGTGTAGCAGGCCGCCTGTTAaacagccgccgccgccgccacgaCCACCACAGCCCCAGGAAGATGATGATGATCTTGAAAGCGATGAAACGCTTGACCAGAGGTTAAAGAACAGAAAATCTGGTCTCAGAAAATCGATCGATAGTG cTACAACAAAGCAGAGTACACAAGTGCATCAACCGGAAGATGCAAAAGTGTGCTTGACTCGTAAAAAGTGCCTAAGCAAACCAGCGCAAGCTTTCGTCGCCGGAAAGCGCGCTAAGGAGACAAAGTCCGAACAATCTCAAAGCAGTGAGGAGCAACTACCCGGCAAAAGAATGAGGCGGGAAAAGTCTACGAGGAAGGACGCTTCTTCCAGTACGCCTAAATTGACGAGTACGGAGCGAAGCGACGAAAACACTG GCAAATTGGATAGTAAGaagagttcaaaagaaaacagGCTGGACCTGACAAGTCTGAGTAAACGGCAACTACCGGCGCGAAAGACTCAACAACAGCaagtccagcagcagcaacaacagacACTGCCGACGTCCCGGCGAGTGCTCAAGGAAAACAAAGCTAATAAGAAGGCCACTACGactaataacaataacaataacaacgATACCAGCGACATTTTGGAGACGAATGGTGTCAGTGTCCAGGCCATCATTTCTTTGCCCGTAATCAATCCGATGAAGAGCAGCGATTCAACTGCGGATAGCGGTGGTGGCGAAAAGAAG TTGTCGATGGGACGTGGCTACCGACAACCGAAGCGTGCTTCGCAGCCGTCGCGTGCCGGATCGGACAGCAACGGTGCCGCCTCAGAGTCTCAATCAAAACAACAGCCACTCCATCatcaccatcatcatcatcacaaACATCGGCGACGTGTTGCTCCACCGAAAACGCCTATTCGAGTCGATCCAGCTGTGGGCCAAGAACTCGAGCGTCTCATCGACGAGTtcagcaagctctgcacactCGGAAAACCAGGAACTACTGGCGGTGCTCTTGGAGGTAGCGGCACAAACGGGGTCAATAATGCAGCTGCAGCGGTCGCTGCCCTCGCGGCTGGTGCGCAGATGGGCGAGCTCCTATTACCCCATCAGATATTTAGGGTTAAAAAACCTGGCAAGAAACGCAAGGGTGCCGAAATTAGCCTTACAGAGGAACAGAATGCTG gcAAAGTCTTGAAGCGTCGTGTGAAGAAGGAGAAGACGGGCAGCAGTAGTGGAAGCTGCAGCAGtggcagcaacagcagcaacgcCAGCGTAACCGAATCTAGCAACCCGAACGAGCAGCGACTGCCGTTAAAAAAACGTCACTATCACGTATCCGGTGTAAACAGTAGCTCACAAGAGCAACCTGCTGACGGTGAGGACGGGGAAGTCGAGGAGGGTGACGAGGATGACATTGACGAGGAAGATGATGATGACGTCGAGGAAGACGAGAATGAGGTAGAgcatgaagaagaagaggagcgCGACCAGAGTCACGTTGAGGAGTCTACCGAGACTCCTATCGAGACTCCAACTGTTCCTGCTTCTACTCCACCGAAGAACGaagcagagaaaaaagagagcgtGCCCCCAGTTAGCGAAAGTAAGAAGAAGGTCAAAGATGCCCTAGAAAGTACGGCTGTTGATAAAACTG AAACTGAAACCAGTGAATCGAACGCCGATAAATCGCAGAATCAACTCGATTCGCAGCCTAggcgtaaaaagaaaattgttaaAGATTTACGTGTGACGGTAACAAAATTACCCGTTGAGAATAATCACATTATCGATAAAATCGAAAAGTTGGAGAAGATGTGCGCGGGCGACAAGACATCAAAATCCAGCgcagaaaaaatgttgaacaaAGTTGCGAAGGTTTTATCAGAGAAAATTGACAAACCAGAAACACGCTCTTCCGATCATAATTTGCGCCCAGAGCGGACTGCTAAAAATAAGCAGTCCAAAGAAGATAAAGAAACCAGTGCAAACAAACCTACTAAGAAAGATTTGGAAGCCATTAAAGCCGGCAAAAAGGAAACCGAGACGAACAAAACCATCAAGAAAGACATTGAAGCTAATAATAGAACTGTAAAGAAAGACGTTGAAGCAAATAAGTCTACGAAAAAAGATACAGACGCCGGTATTAAAGTAACTAAGAAAGAAAGCGAATCAAATAAACCTCATAAAAAGGTCAGTCCTGATAATGCAAAATTATCCAAGAAGGACGTCGATATCAACAAGATAACTAAGAAAGATCCTGAAACTAGTAAAAAAGATTTAGACAATAAGTTAAGCATAATCAAAAACAGCGAGGTAGTTCTTCATAAAACAATTAAGCACGAGGCCATCACCACTTCTGTCACGAGCTCCACTAGTAGTTCCTTAGCCGCGATGATgatcaagaaaaaaatccgcCGCAGAAAGGCAATCAATCGAACGGGCTTCCCTActcttaaaaagaaaaagaagaagtcaATCACAACTGCCATATTGATGAAGGAAGAGTTGCAGAAGGCGGCAGTCAACAAGGTCGAGAAGAAACCAATTCTAGTGAAGACTAGTTCTGCCGAGGTGAAGAAGCCGAAGGTAGAAGCGAAAGAAActaaagaaaagaagaaatctGAAGTTCCTGTGACTAAATCCGAAGTTCCTCCGGTAAAGGAAGCAGCAAACAAAGACGAGAATCTCGAAAGCAAAAAGTTGGGtgatgaaaaaatattgtgCGATAACGATCATGCTAGTCTGGAGGATAATACTCAAACGTGTTCGGGACAACTTAGAGTTAGGAAAGACTTGGTGATCGAGTGTGACGGAACTAAGCCGTGTGATAAGTTATGCCCGGTGAAGTACGAAAAAATTCAGGACTCCAGGATGTACGATGAGAATGCAACTCTTGAAGAATCTCTTGAAAG ATACAATCAGAGCCAAAAGGTCGCTGTACTAAGCGAGGAAAACGTACGCAAACTCGAGTGTGCTAACTCGCACGTAAGCGTTAAGCTCGAAGCCCATGCCTgtcttaataataataaccatCGACACAGGATACGCGGTTCGGCCAGTCCGTGCCCCCTTACAGTAAAGAATCTCAAGAGGTTGCGAAACGACTACGACACGGAGAGCGATGCGCTACCCAGTAGCGACATCGCCAGTGACGATCACGACAAACAAGCTGGAGGTTCAACGCGTTGTCGCAGGAAGCAACCTCGCTGGAAGAAGCGCTACCTGCAAGCCGGTCTTTTCTCCGATTACTTTAAAGAAGACGAACCGCGCAAGGCTTCCAGTTCCGACTCCGGAGCTAGTAAGAACAAGATGGTCTACGACCCTAACGAACATCCGCACGGTCTTCTGCCGCCACCGTATCACTGCGGCAAGTTTCTCAGACAACGCGAGATCCCGTTCCAGCTACCCTACGATCTCTGGTGGCTGCACACGCATTCTAGGCTGCCTGGCAGAGACCTGGTTCCATCTTGGAATTACAG AAAAATTCGTTCGAACGTGTATTACGATGTTAAGCCAACTATGCATTACGAAGCACAAGCTTGCGAATGTAAGCCCGACGCTGGTTGTGGTGACGATTGCATTAATCGTATGGTATTCAGCGAGTGTTCGCCTCAGTTGTGCCCATGTGGTGAACGTTGCAAAAACCAGAAGATTCAGAAGCATGATTGGGCACCTGGTCTGCAACGATTCATGACAGAGTCTAAGGGCTGGGGCGTCCGTACTCATGAACCCATCAGAA CCGGTGAATTCATCTTGGAATACGTTGGGGAGGTCGTATCCGAGCGCGAGTTTAAGACGCGGATGGCTACGCGCTACGCTAATGACACACACCACTATTGTCTACATCTTGACGGTGGCCTCGTAATTGATGGACACCGCATGGGAGGTGATGGTCGCTTCGTCAACCACTCATGTGAACCTAATTGCGAGATGCAAAAGTGGAGTGTCCATGGTTTACCACGTATGGCTCTATTTGCTCTGCGCGACATCACCGCTGGCGAAGAACTGACTTACGACTACAATTTCGCCCTGTTCAATCCATCCGAGGGACAAGAATGCAGGTGCGGTAGTGAAGGTTGTCGTGGAGTTATAGGTGGCAAGAGCCAACGAGTCGCAAGGCCTGCCCTACTGTCAAATCAGTCGTCTGGCGGCAACAGCATTAACAATAACGGCAACGTTCCTACAAGTGTCATCCCGACCATCGAAAGGCGGTCAGTGGGTCGCCCACGTAAAAACGCACGCAAGACCAATAGCATTGGTAGCGCTGCGCCTGGACACGCAGGCCAACAGTCTGGACAATCGAGTCTGCCGGCCTCTTCTAGTCGCAAAGGCGGTCTTTGCAAACGCAGAATCGGACCAGATGGAAATCCCTTACCGATGCCTCAGATCAAGCCACTCTCACATCAACAGCGCTGCTTCGTACTCGAACACCGTTGCTTTCTTGTGCGTAATATCGAAAAACTACGCAGAGGCAAACTACCTGTCTCGCAGCCTAATGCTCAG AATAAGGGTGTAGTGAAGGTTGGTGGAACTGTAGGAAGTGGAATGCAGACAGCGAAAGAAAAGGGTGTGGGTGACGTGAAAGCCAACGCCGAGGTATTTTTCACTCATCTGACTGCATTAACCAACACGGGTTCAAGAACCGTAAGAACCAGGAGGCTTGCGCAGGCGCAAGATGATCCTGAGGTTAATAAGACTGCTAAACTAGCTAAG GTATTAAAAGATCTATATTCTATAATAACAAACGCGAAAGACGAAAATGATGCGCTTCTTTGCACACCCTTCATGACGCTACCGCCGAAGCGTAAATTACCTGAGTATTACGAGAAGGTTCAGGAACCGATCGACCTGACCACTATTGACCAAAATATAGACAATGGCCAGTATAAGACTGCCGAGCAGTTTGACCAAGACGTTATTAAAATGTTTGACAACAACGTGAGGTTCTTTGGTAGAACCTCTGACATTGGTATATCAGCTGCAAGATTAAGGAAACTCTATCTTGGCAGTAAGGCTGACTTCGTTATTCCAATAACTGAAGCCACAGGATTACCACCCTCGCAGGCATTCCTACCTCCCAGAGGTTCAACCGCTGGCGAGGAGGATGTTATTAGATGCATTTGCGGTTTGCATAG GGACGAAGGTTTGATGATCCAGTGCGAACGTTGCCTGGTCTGGCAGCATTGTGACTGCGTTAAAGCAGACACAAGCGCAGAGTCTTACTTGTGTGAACGATGCCAACCTCGAGTTGTAGATTACGAGATACCTCTTGaaggcgaagaagaagaagaaggcaaaaagttttatgtcaCACTGATGCGAGGAGAGCTGCAGTTGAGGACGGGGGACACAGTCTACGTGCTCAGAGATACGCCAGAGAAACACACATATAAGACAATACAAAAGTTCGATTACGAGCAGATGGACATCTTCAGAATCGAGAGATTGTGGAAAAACGATAG TGGCGAAAGATTCGTATACGGGCATCATTATCTACGACCGCATGAGACGTATCACGAACCAACGCGTAAGTTTTATGAGAACGAGGTTGTCTGCGCGCCGCTGTACGAAGCTGTGCCTTGTGAATTAGTGGCCGGCCGATGTTGGGTTCTTGATCCGCATACATTCTGCAAAG GTCGCCCAGTTAACTCGAGCCCAGAGCACATATATGTATGCGAGTTTCGCGTGGATCGACAAGCTAGACTATTTACGAAAGTCGCCAAATCGCGACATCAAGTCTGCACAAAACCGTATGCTTTCGAAAGTTTTCCGCAACGTATAAAGCACTACAGGacttatttt CCTCACAGTCTCGATGGCATTCAATCCGGAGGAAAAGGTACAaaagataataaaaagaaaaatggcgCAGAAATTGAACATAGTGGCAACAAAACAGAATCTCGGAATAACAGTAAAGTGAATAACAAAGAACAGCAGCCACATAAACCTCGAGGACGAAGGCGACTTGTTGAAAATGCACCTATAACAACAGACATAGACTTCGATCAG agagaagaaagaaaaaagagactGAATAGCATTTTGCTAAACTTACTAGACAGAATGCCAAATAAAAGCGAACCCTTGGATGTGTCAAATCTTTTAGAACGCAACAGAAGAAACCGGAAAAGGCCGGGAATACTGAATCCGTGA